From one Methanobrevibacter ruminantium genomic stretch:
- a CDS encoding 4Fe-4S binding protein, with protein sequence MYLTTNKCDGQGDCIRNCPSEAIRLVDNKAFSCMCCGACFEACPNHAIFKNKYGGYVVDRAKCNGCGVCQFTCPIESIHLDDGIVKGICSRCGVCEDVCTKNARVDTDNLVLDKQKVLLNSLKMVANTVGFGAGVKKIESMKLPVKSDKTADRICISTDSEKCVKCGRCAYYCPTRSIEVIIQDEGYCVGCKVCEDVCPTGALKDGEYDKSICTLCLACVENCINDALSVDDFKIIRNIKDDTLYSNAEGSIVSCLNCGLCKETFDSPALIRDENALRYDPSLDEDTEENKAKRLEAIYNCPVSSLTESEDNKLFGYCVSCGKCVNECKEEARSFQVISWEGEVKDDCISCGICAELCPEDAITLQRGAINVDLDKCIMCETCAIHCPKDAIPKTTSVKYEISGGFNYIDDNLCVKCGLCKDICPEEAIYAVDIPSDEVNLGTKNKNLKFIVDDDKCIYCGACMNICPSKSFIFEREFERVN encoded by the coding sequence ATGTATTTAACAACTAATAAGTGTGATGGACAAGGAGATTGTATAAGAAATTGTCCAAGTGAAGCAATACGCCTTGTTGATAATAAGGCTTTTAGCTGTATGTGTTGTGGTGCTTGTTTCGAAGCTTGTCCAAATCATGCTATATTTAAGAATAAATACGGCGGATATGTGGTTGATAGGGCAAAATGTAATGGTTGTGGTGTTTGCCAGTTCACTTGCCCTATAGAAAGCATTCATCTTGATGATGGTATAGTTAAAGGTATCTGTTCACGCTGTGGTGTTTGTGAGGATGTCTGTACTAAAAATGCAAGAGTTGATACTGATAACCTTGTTCTAGACAAGCAGAAAGTCTTGCTTAATTCATTGAAAATGGTTGCAAACACAGTTGGATTCGGTGCAGGAGTCAAGAAGATAGAGAGCATGAAGCTTCCTGTAAAATCCGACAAGACAGCAGACAGAATTTGCATCAGCACAGACAGCGAGAAATGTGTGAAATGTGGAAGATGCGCTTACTACTGTCCTACCAGATCAATTGAAGTGATTATCCAGGATGAAGGATACTGTGTAGGATGTAAGGTATGTGAAGACGTTTGTCCTACAGGTGCATTGAAAGATGGTGAGTACGATAAAAGCATTTGTACCTTATGTTTGGCTTGTGTTGAAAACTGCATAAACGATGCATTAAGCGTTGATGACTTTAAGATTATCCGTAATATTAAAGATGACACATTGTATTCAAATGCTGAAGGAAGCATTGTAAGTTGCCTCAATTGTGGATTGTGTAAGGAAACTTTTGACAGTCCAGCACTCATAAGAGATGAAAATGCTTTGAGATATGACCCTTCACTTGATGAGGATACAGAGGAAAATAAGGCTAAACGTCTTGAAGCGATTTACAACTGTCCTGTTTCATCATTGACAGAAAGTGAAGACAATAAGCTCTTTGGATACTGCGTATCTTGTGGAAAATGTGTAAATGAATGTAAGGAAGAGGCAAGAAGTTTCCAAGTAATCTCTTGGGAGGGGGAAGTCAAAGATGACTGCATTTCATGTGGTATATGTGCTGAGCTTTGTCCAGAGGATGCTATAACCCTTCAAAGAGGGGCAATCAATGTTGACTTGGATAAATGTATCATGTGTGAAACCTGTGCAATTCACTGTCCTAAGGATGCAATTCCAAAAACAACAAGCGTCAAATATGAAATCTCTGGTGGATTCAATTACATTGACGATAACTTGTGTGTAAAATGCGGATTATGCAAGGACATTTGTCCGGAGGAAGCGATTTATGCCGTTGACATTCCAAGTGATGAAGTCAATCTCGGAACAAAGAACAAGAATCTTAAATTCATTGTCGATGACGATAAATGTATTTACTGTGGAGCTTGTATGAACATATGCCCATCTAAGTCATTTATTTTCGAAAGAGAGTTTGAAAGGGTGAATTAG
- a CDS encoding energy-converting hydrogenase B subunit J, producing the protein MSIANIVIGPVIIAIIFGFIVGSRVHLNLDNSFTFTASGILALIIGALLMSYGLGQFPGYNDVPIATTFLGAVIGVLIGSALLGGRAKGDH; encoded by the coding sequence ATGAGTATCGCTAATATTGTAATCGGACCGGTTATCATTGCAATCATATTCGGATTCATTGTAGGTTCAAGGGTTCATTTGAATCTTGACAATAGCTTTACGTTTACAGCAAGTGGAATTTTAGCCCTTATAATTGGTGCTCTCTTAATGTCTTATGGATTAGGCCAATTCCCTGGTTATAATGATGTGCCAATCGCAACCACATTTTTGGGAGCTGTCATTGGTGTATTGATAGGCAGTGCATTACTAGGAGGACGAGCGAAAGGAGATCATTAG
- a CDS encoding MnhB domain-containing protein: MMAEGKKSPNWNKKDSSPILKIMALPISIVIIALGIMTILGGHITPGGGFQGGAMIAGAIIFCVIVYGVDGTPLKLSHRFISTLESIGALAYVLIGLAGLALTGSYLYNVGGNLYGQVPQAIATLFSYPDLTHAGIVPYLNIAVGLKVLVGLSAVVIAFSQFKKLAEEEE; encoded by the coding sequence ATGATGGCTGAAGGAAAAAAATCTCCAAATTGGAATAAGAAGGACAGCAGTCCTATATTGAAGATTATGGCTCTTCCAATATCTATTGTGATTATCGCTTTAGGTATCATGACCATTTTGGGAGGACATATTACTCCTGGTGGAGGTTTCCAAGGTGGAGCTATGATTGCAGGGGCAATCATCTTCTGTGTTATTGTTTATGGTGTAGACGGCACTCCATTGAAATTGTCTCACAGGTTCATTTCAACTTTAGAATCAATCGGTGCTTTAGCTTATGTATTGATTGGTTTGGCAGGACTTGCATTGACCGGTTCATACCTTTATAATGTAGGTGGAAACCTTTATGGACAAGTGCCTCAAGCTATTGCAACATTATTCTCATATCCGGATTTAACCCATGCAGGAATCGTTCCTTACTTAAACATTGCAGTAGGACTCAAGGTTCTTGTAGGTTTAAGTGCAGTGGTAATTGCATTTTCACAATTTAAGAAATTAGCGGAGGAAGAGGAATGA
- a CDS encoding EhbH, with protein MSDKITSVRSLIMALAAIIFASTLFDAIYGFKSLIQPGISLVYNAIGTQLAPNMVTLVVFDWRSFDTLGESLILVTAVLVVLLVFGKGKILDKNINADMNEGDDE; from the coding sequence ATGTCTGATAAAATTACTAGTGTTAGATCATTGATTATGGCATTGGCAGCAATTATTTTTGCATCAACATTATTCGATGCAATATACGGATTCAAGAGCTTGATTCAACCTGGAATAAGCTTGGTTTACAATGCCATTGGAACACAGCTTGCTCCAAATATGGTTACTCTGGTTGTATTCGATTGGAGATCTTTTGATACTTTAGGAGAATCACTGATTCTTGTTACTGCAGTGCTTGTTGTATTGCTTGTATTCGGTAAAGGGAAGATTTTAGACAAGAACATAAATGCTGATATGAATGAAGGGGATGATGAATGA
- a CDS encoding energy-converting hydrogenase B subunit G EhbG: MALYQKFLDSIKGLKSSLSKDPTTMDNVSGAIAAEFLIFVSLILAALFLRHVSVVASIVVVLLVAVLFFTNMPLAGKIKSEQSDSLEKMTFYVVVVLGILVAVIYWGLKYV; this comes from the coding sequence ATGGCTTTATATCAAAAATTCCTAGATTCAATAAAAGGACTTAAGTCAAGTTTATCTAAAGACCCTACAACTATGGATAATGTTTCAGGTGCAATAGCTGCTGAATTCCTGATATTCGTTTCATTGATTCTTGCAGCATTATTCCTAAGGCATGTCAGTGTAGTTGCCTCAATTGTTGTAGTGCTTTTAGTTGCAGTTTTATTCTTTACAAACATGCCTCTTGCAGGAAAGATAAAATCCGAGCAATCAGATTCCTTGGAAAAAATGACATTCTATGTTGTTGTAGTTCTTGGAATTTTAGTTGCAGTAATTTATTGGGGGTTAAAATATGTCTGA